The following are encoded in a window of Panicum virgatum strain AP13 chromosome 5N, P.virgatum_v5, whole genome shotgun sequence genomic DNA:
- the LOC120675978 gene encoding putative nuclease HARBI1: MDSLLKRWWDEEEESDDDDLFVVGAILTGLKRKQSEKKFRGSLPGRHNVQRGIQGGHQRLYLDYFAPQPVYNNKHFRRRFRMSKSLFLRIAAALEAHDEYFRQRPNAVGALGGSPIQKAAAALKMLAYGVPADFLDEYVRLGESTIIECLQHFVRGVFDVFGEEYLRAPNVQDTQRLMAMNTARGFPGMLGSVDCMHWRWDKCPTAWKGMYTGHKEGPTMILEAVASHDLWIWHAFFGMPGSLNDINVLRRSALFDRLTSGTAPQLEYTVNGNKYTMGYYLADGIYPTWATFVKAFRNPQGNKKVHFTAAQEAARKDVERAFGVLQLWFAMIRGPARMWSKEDIWYIMQACVLLHNMIIEDEREDEDDFNYNQKGTVTKVLDPKDYEHRDPQLLEEFLKMHQEIEDKSTHEQLRNDLVEHLWAIHSSR, encoded by the coding sequence ATGGATAGCCTTCTTAAGCGGTGGTGGGATGAAGAGGAGGAATCTGACGATGATGACCTCTTTGTGGTTGGTGCCATTCTTACTGGATTGAAGAGGAAGCAGAGCGAGAAGAAATTCCGTGGCTCGTTGCCGGGTCGGCACAATGTGCAAAGAGGCATCCAGGGAGGGCACCAGAGACTTTACTTGGACTACTTCGCGCCCCAGCCTGTGTACAACAATAAGCACTTCAGGCGGAGGTTTAGGATGTCCAAGTCCCTCTTCTTGCGGATAGCAGCGGCTCTAGAGGCTCATGACGAGTATTTCAGACAGAGACCGAATGCGGTTGGGGCTCTTGGCGGCTCTCCCATTCAGAAGGCAGCTGCAGCTCTCAAAATGCTTGCCTACGGAGTTCCGGCAGATTTCTTGGATGAGTATGTCAGGTTGGGAGAGAGCACCATTATCGAGTGCCTACAGCATTTTGTCAGAGGAGTTTTTGATGTCTTTGGTGAGGAGTACCTAAGGGCCCCCAATGTCCAGGACACACAGAGGTTGATGGCCATGAATACTGCAAGAGGATTCCCCGGAATgcttggttccgtggattgcaTGCATTGGAGATGGGATAAGTGCCCTACAGCGTGGAAAGGGATGTACACAGGCCACAAGGAAGGCCCTACTATGATCCTGGAGGCCGTTGCGTCTCATGATCTTTGGATCTGGCACGCTTTCTTCGGTATGCCTGGTTCGCTTAATGACATCAACGTCTTGCGTCGTTCTGCCCTTTTCGACAGACTCACTTCTGGGACGGCACCTCAGTTGGAATACACAGTCAATGGAAACAAGTACACGATGGGGTACTATCTCGCTGACGGGATATATCCTACTTGGGCGACATTTGTCAAAGCTTTCCGAAACCCGCAGGGGAACAAGAAAGTTCACTTCACGGCGGCACAAGAAGCTGCAAGAAAAGATGTAGAAAGGGCATTTGGGGTACTCCAGCTATGGTTTGCTATGATACGGGGGCCTGCGAGAATGTGGAGTAAGGAGGACATATGGTACATCATGCAGGCTTGTGTCCTCCTTCACAACATGATCATTGAAGATGAGAGAGAGGACGAGGATGACTTCAACTACAATCAGAAAGGTACTGTTACCAAGGTGTTGGACCCTAAGGACTACGAGCATCGTGATCCGCAGCTGTTGGAGGAGTTCCTCAAGATGCATCAAGAGATCGAGGATAAATCGACACATGAGCAGCTCCGAAACGATCTCGTCGAGCATTTGTGGGCGATCCATAGTTCTAGGTAG
- the LOC120675977 gene encoding glutathione S-transferase T3-like, with the protein MKAPMPSISEPSCLPSLPQVSMSSFGHAADWDTQSASSTPALDYEATVDDFSAPNLFDWTPTPDSTQDSISPGGFVNFMTQETELEVDVLMQLQGSGSKRGGNYHHDEDIQLCRSWINITTDPITANDQPSKSYWARIAEHFHDHKCFESDRTTASLEKRMGGILKDCMRFQSFYDEIERRHPSGIPYTEHIKEAQARYARADPKTKSFTFIHCWLEVRHTEKFLSLQEAMKQSRRPSTSDKRATPAEDEGNEAGQDSTPANSSMPAAKQDRPPGRKQSKEKVKRNGRGVDECIEVWGSFVQMKVEEAKQKNERWKEATRIEQKKLEESTRLEEKRLEIKERPLMWEQEQKIMFCDLSSMDESQRAYVRVMRAQIAAAKVASLNSGASEHASGAAGDDVSSA; encoded by the exons ATGAAGGCCCCGATGCCAAGCATCTCTGAGCCGTCCTGCCTACCATCTCTGCCACAAGTATCCATGTCATCCTTTGGCCACGCCGCTGACTGGGACACTCAAAGCGCCTCCTCAACACCAGCACTCGACTATGAGGCCACCGTAGACGACTTCAGTGCACCCAACCTCTTTGACTGGACCCCCACCCCGGACTCCACCCAG GATTCAATTTCTCCAGGAGGTTTCGTCAATTTTATGACACAAGAAACTGAGCTGGAGGTTGATGTGCTGATGCAACTTCAAGGCAGTGGAAGTAAGAGAGGTGGCAATTACCACCACGATGAGGATATCCAGCTCTGCAGATCTTGGATTAACATCACAACTGATCCAATCACTGCAAATGACCAACCAAGCAAGTCGTATTGGGCAAGGATTGCAGAGCACTTCCACGACCACAAATGTTTTGAGTCTGATAGAACTACTGCTTCGCTCGAGAAAAGAATGGGAGGCATACTGAAAGACTGCATGAGATTCCAATCATTCTACGACGAGATCGAGCGTCGACATCCAAGTGGTATTCCTTACACTGAGCAT ATAAAAGAAGCTCAAGCTCGATATGCTCGAGCTGACCCCAAAACCAAGTCCTTCACCTTCATCCACTGCTGGTTGGAGGTTAGGCACACCGAGAAGTTTCTATCTCTGCAAGAGGCCATGAAGCAATCAAGGAGGCCAAGCACATCAGACAAGCGTGCTACACCAGCTGAAGATGAAGGAAATGAAGCAGGTCAAGATTCGACACCAGCTAACTCTTCCATGCCTGCTGCCAAGCAAGATCGACCTCCGGGTCGGAAACAGTCGAAGGAGAAGGTGAAGAGGAATGGACGAGGAGTTGATGAGTGCATAGAGGTCTGGGGCAGCTTTGTTCAGATGAAGGTGGaagaagcaaaacaaaaaaatgaaaggTGGAAAGAAGCTACCAGgattgagcagaagaagcttgAAGAATCTACCAGGCTTGAGGAGAAGAGGCTCGAGATAAAGGAGCGGCCGTTGATGTGGGAGCAAGAGCAAAAGATTATGTTCTGTGATCTCAGCTCGATGGACGAGAGTCAGAGGGCCTACGTTCGAGTGATGAGGGCACAGATTGCAGCGGCAAAGGTTGCCTCACTCAATTCGGGGGCAAGCGAGCATGCCAGCGGGGCGGCTGGGGATGACGTAAGCTCCGCGTGA